The Sorangiineae bacterium MSr11367 genome window below encodes:
- the ggt gene encoding gamma-glutamyltransferase, with translation MKKWLALSLIPLVSLTGFLACDDSTQVSAPPDGGSPDSGSPDAGNAFRSLANPPAPVPTAVGRGGAAATVDVRATLAAIEILKLGGNAIDASVAAAAVLGVTDPFSCGIGGGGFMVIYLAKENRFVTVDHREKAPKAQTASLFYAEGKRIDTNEIIASGLSVGVPGTVRGWDEALRRYGKKSLGEVLQPGIFVAENGFVVDTTFVDQTKRNQARFQRVSSARKLYLTDAGEPRAVGDLFKNPDLGATYRKIAEGGTRVFYEGEVGQKIVDAVRQPPEANPPLRPGVMTMEDLANYDARVRLPVESTYRGHTVVGMPAPSSGGMTLAETLNILTPYTETGDRELHLHRYIEASRLAYADRNAFHGDPEYTDVPLQGLLSPAFAQTRRALITDTAATGSAKAGDPYAHQSDPSPGRPPVQPPALDTSPGGATRETTHLTVTDSEGNIVSYTFTIEFEGGSSIVVPGLGFILNNELTDFDIPTDPNAKAANILEPGKRPRSSMTPTLIFKDGKPRVALGSPGGSTIITTVGQTVINYLDFNMPIAEALASPRVSERNIVVTPGTDTKSTAEPAFINSDIGTKLKARGHQFVEMAEIGAATGIQFNEDGTLTAVAEPVRRGGGSAMVVTP, from the coding sequence ATGAAAAAATGGCTTGCCCTCTCGCTGATCCCGCTGGTGTCGCTCACCGGTTTTCTCGCGTGCGACGACTCCACGCAGGTCTCCGCCCCGCCCGACGGCGGATCGCCCGACAGTGGCTCGCCCGATGCGGGGAACGCGTTCCGGAGCCTGGCCAATCCACCGGCGCCCGTGCCGACGGCCGTGGGGCGCGGTGGGGCGGCGGCGACGGTCGACGTGCGCGCGACCTTGGCGGCCATCGAAATTCTGAAACTCGGTGGCAACGCCATCGACGCGAGCGTGGCGGCTGCCGCCGTGCTGGGGGTCACCGATCCGTTCTCCTGCGGCATCGGCGGTGGTGGCTTCATGGTCATCTACCTGGCGAAGGAGAATCGATTCGTCACCGTCGATCACCGCGAAAAGGCGCCAAAGGCGCAAACCGCCTCGCTCTTCTATGCGGAGGGTAAGCGCATCGATACGAACGAGATCATCGCCAGCGGTCTCTCGGTGGGTGTGCCGGGCACGGTGCGCGGTTGGGACGAGGCCTTGCGGCGCTATGGAAAGAAGTCGCTCGGCGAGGTCTTGCAACCCGGTATTTTCGTGGCGGAGAACGGCTTCGTCGTCGACACCACGTTCGTCGACCAGACGAAGCGCAATCAGGCACGGTTTCAACGCGTCTCCAGCGCGCGCAAACTGTACCTCACCGATGCGGGCGAGCCCCGCGCCGTCGGGGATCTGTTCAAGAATCCCGACTTGGGCGCCACGTACCGCAAAATCGCCGAGGGTGGCACGCGCGTCTTCTACGAAGGGGAAGTGGGGCAGAAGATCGTCGACGCGGTCCGCCAGCCGCCCGAGGCCAATCCGCCGCTGCGCCCCGGCGTCATGACGATGGAGGACCTTGCCAATTACGACGCGCGCGTCCGCCTTCCCGTGGAGAGCACGTACCGCGGCCACACGGTCGTCGGCATGCCCGCACCGAGCAGCGGCGGCATGACCCTCGCCGAGACGTTGAACATCCTGACGCCGTACACCGAGACGGGCGATCGCGAGCTGCACCTGCATCGGTACATCGAGGCGTCGCGCCTCGCCTATGCCGATCGCAATGCCTTTCACGGCGATCCGGAATACACGGACGTACCGCTCCAAGGCTTGCTCTCGCCGGCATTTGCCCAAACCCGCCGCGCGCTCATCACCGACACGGCCGCCACCGGCAGCGCCAAAGCGGGAGATCCCTATGCGCACCAGAGCGATCCCAGCCCCGGCCGCCCGCCGGTGCAGCCGCCGGCGCTCGATACGTCGCCCGGCGGGGCCACGCGCGAGACGACGCATCTCACCGTGACGGATTCCGAGGGCAACATCGTTTCGTACACGTTCACCATCGAGTTCGAGGGCGGCAGCAGCATCGTCGTGCCGGGGCTCGGTTTCATCCTGAACAACGAGCTCACGGACTTCGACATCCCCACCGACCCCAACGCCAAGGCCGCGAACATCCTCGAGCCCGGCAAGCGTCCCCGCAGCAGCATGACCCCGACCTTGATCTTCAAGGACGGCAAGCCGCGCGTCGCACTGGGAAGTCCCGGCGGCAGCACGATCATCACCACCGTCGGGCAGACCGTGATCAACTACCTCGATTTCAACATGCCCATCGCCGAAGCCCTCGCGTCCCCGCGCGTCTCCGAGCGCAACATCGTCGTGACGCCGGGCACCGACACGAAGAGCACCGCGGAGCCGGCCTTCATCAACTCGGACATCGGTACGAAGCTCAAAGCGCGCGGCCACCAATTCGTCGAGATGGCCGAAATCGGCGCGGCCACGGGCATCCAATTCAACGAAGACGGCACGCTCACCGCCGTGGCCGAGCCCGTGCGGCGTGGTGGCGGCAGCGCGATGGTGGTCACGCCCTGA
- a CDS encoding DUF4347 domain-containing protein: MGLRLLVFDGTPKKGEGLLRAAWSSGAPLYRALGRVDAHHGATSWADALAWLTQFRQGEPISGIQYWGHGKWGTVFIANDVFTARALDAGHAHFEALAALRARMLPNAQSLVWFRTCETFGARAGHAFASRLSNFLGARVAGHTHVIGVLQSGLHGLHPGESPRWSDSEGLASGTPDAPVSAKGSSPDAPHTIHFMNNAVPDAWFAS; encoded by the coding sequence ATGGGTCTTCGGCTTCTCGTCTTCGATGGCACCCCCAAGAAGGGAGAAGGCCTTCTGCGTGCGGCATGGTCCAGCGGTGCACCTTTGTACCGCGCACTCGGACGCGTCGATGCGCACCACGGGGCCACGAGTTGGGCCGATGCCCTCGCGTGGCTCACGCAGTTCCGGCAAGGGGAACCCATTTCCGGGATTCAATATTGGGGACACGGAAAGTGGGGCACCGTGTTCATCGCCAACGATGTCTTCACCGCACGTGCCCTCGACGCAGGGCATGCGCACTTCGAGGCCCTCGCCGCGCTGCGCGCGCGCATGCTACCGAACGCGCAATCGCTGGTGTGGTTTCGCACCTGCGAGACATTCGGCGCGCGGGCGGGGCATGCGTTCGCATCGCGGCTGTCGAACTTCCTCGGCGCCCGCGTGGCCGGCCACACGCACGTCATTGGCGTGCTGCAGAGCGGACTTCACGGGTTGCACCCCGGCGAATCCCCCCGCTGGTCCGATTCCGAGGGGCTCGCCTCGGGGACCCCCGACGCTCCGGTGTCGGCCAAGGGCTCCTCCCCCGACGCGCCGCACACGATTCACTTCATGAACAACGCCGTGCCGGACGCCTGGTTCGCGAGCTAA
- a CDS encoding M15 family metallopeptidase, which yields MRTLLCLGLAVGCAIAAGCSSSSNATPPTGDEAKPPVLRGSYKATSAGPISELAFVDATHYLSWKSPCERADEVAQIGPDACLESGTFAVNAARDRLTLTSASGKTTQLPFQARDGVLQAQGGLFDPDGGGLVQPGGPVLGGFSLDGQSFLNSSTESLLAPAMTVEQAVDSGCSTVTVLGLSRQIVSEVNCLVPNALTPVDATSNQTRGEAVFAYLQPPAAKALGDALAANPNTTMRINSMLRGLPQQYLLRQWHLAGRCSITAAATPGASNHEQGLAIDIGDNATWKEALEGASFQWFGPGDRMHFTYVGADTVELRGKDVLAFQRLWNRNHPDEPTGEDGDYGPDTEKKLKAAPANGFEKGASCS from the coding sequence TTGAGAACCCTTCTTTGCTTGGGGCTCGCCGTGGGCTGCGCCATCGCGGCCGGATGCTCCTCCTCGTCGAACGCGACGCCGCCGACCGGCGACGAAGCCAAGCCACCCGTGCTGCGTGGCTCGTACAAGGCCACCAGCGCGGGGCCCATCTCCGAGCTCGCCTTCGTCGATGCCACGCACTATCTATCCTGGAAAAGCCCGTGCGAACGCGCCGACGAGGTCGCACAGATCGGCCCCGACGCCTGCCTCGAGAGCGGCACCTTCGCCGTGAATGCGGCCCGCGACCGGCTCACGCTCACCAGCGCGTCGGGCAAAACCACGCAGCTTCCCTTCCAAGCGCGCGACGGCGTCCTTCAAGCTCAGGGCGGCCTGTTCGATCCCGATGGCGGAGGCCTCGTTCAGCCCGGCGGCCCCGTGCTCGGCGGCTTCTCGTTGGACGGCCAGAGCTTCCTCAACAGCAGCACGGAGAGCTTGCTCGCACCGGCCATGACCGTCGAGCAAGCCGTGGACTCGGGGTGCTCGACCGTCACCGTTCTCGGATTGAGCCGCCAAATCGTCAGCGAGGTGAATTGCCTCGTCCCCAACGCGCTGACCCCCGTCGATGCCACCTCGAACCAAACGCGCGGCGAGGCCGTGTTCGCGTACCTGCAGCCGCCGGCCGCCAAGGCCCTGGGCGATGCGCTCGCTGCCAACCCGAACACGACCATGCGCATCAACTCGATGCTTCGCGGCCTCCCGCAGCAGTACCTCCTTCGCCAGTGGCACCTGGCGGGTCGCTGCAGCATCACCGCCGCGGCCACCCCGGGCGCGTCGAATCATGAACAGGGATTGGCCATCGACATTGGCGACAATGCCACCTGGAAGGAGGCCTTGGAGGGGGCGAGCTTCCAATGGTTCGGACCCGGCGATCGCATGCATTTTACCTATGTCGGAGCCGACACCGTCGAATTGCGCGGCAAGGACGTGCTTGCGTTCCAAAGGCTGTGGAACCGCAATCACCCCGACGAGCCGACCGGCGAAGATGGCGATTACGGTCCCGACACGGAGAAGAAGCTCAAGGCCGCTCCTGCGAACGGTTTCGAGAAAGGGGCGTCCTGCAGCTAA